In Psychrobacter ciconiae, the following are encoded in one genomic region:
- a CDS encoding iron ABC transporter ATP-binding protein: MIELSQISYHIGQHQILHDIEVTLPEAQVIALIGPNGAGKSTLFSLMSRLEPLQSGSVRFGEHDISSCDAKTLAKTVAMLSQENHVQGRLRVHELLMFGRYPYHQGKPCADDFQKVHEMIERFELEPLAERFLSSLSGGQRQRVLIAMIVCQDTPYILLDEPLNNLDMYHTGKLMRRLRELSQNQQKTVVIVLHDINQAAQFADTVVAMKDGQIMAVGAPSEVITYETIKALYNVDVTVLQHAGRPVIVDTVA, encoded by the coding sequence ATGATTGAGCTTTCGCAAATCTCGTACCACATTGGTCAACACCAAATTTTACACGACATTGAGGTCACTTTGCCAGAAGCGCAAGTGATTGCTCTGATTGGTCCTAACGGCGCGGGCAAGTCGACGCTGTTTTCGCTGATGTCTCGGCTTGAGCCGTTGCAGTCTGGCAGCGTTCGCTTTGGTGAGCATGACATCAGCAGTTGTGACGCCAAAACGCTTGCCAAGACCGTCGCCATGCTCAGCCAAGAAAACCACGTTCAAGGTCGTCTTCGCGTCCATGAGCTCTTGATGTTTGGTCGTTATCCGTATCATCAAGGTAAGCCTTGCGCTGATGATTTTCAAAAAGTTCATGAGATGATTGAGCGCTTTGAGCTTGAGCCACTTGCTGAGCGCTTTTTGTCGTCACTGTCAGGCGGTCAACGTCAGCGCGTGCTGATTGCGATGATTGTTTGCCAAGACACGCCTTATATTTTGCTTGATGAGCCGCTCAATAACCTTGATATGTACCACACGGGCAAATTGATGCGCAGGCTCCGTGAATTGAGCCAAAATCAGCAAAAAACGGTCGTTATCGTGCTTCATGATATCAATCAAGCAGCGCAATTTGCCGATACCGTGGTTGCTATGAAAGACGGTCAAATCATGGCAGTTGGGGCACCAAGCGAAGTCATCACTTATGAGACCATCAAGGCGCTTTATAACGTTGACGTTACCGTTTTGCAGCACGCAGGACGACCGGTGATTGTGGACACGGTGGCGTAA
- a CDS encoding iron chelate uptake ABC transporter family permease subunit gives MKSPQPKAVALDPFTANLNGSAKLLKIATHPIAISALLLLVSAVLFLTLNVHGHWDFALPLRGKKLLSLIVVGYAIGVSTLLFQTLTQNPILTPSLLGFDSLYVLLQSLMVFFLGAISYAGFPPVGKFLLEVGLMFGASLLLFYLLFSKTNQDLTRLILVGVIFGVLFRSLSALIARLINPDDFVVVQAVSYAQFNTVNPQLLGITTVICILTAIIIWRLRFQCDVLMLGKPQAINLGIHYQRLAFGLLAIIAILVATATALVGPVTFFGLLVCALTNRLARQMYHGERLILVSLIAMLCLVLGQTVFEQLLGMAGVLSVVIELAGGLVFLALIFMMQRRR, from the coding sequence ATGAAGTCGCCTCAACCTAAAGCCGTGGCGCTTGACCCGTTCACTGCTAACCTTAATGGGTCAGCCAAGCTGCTTAAGATCGCAACTCATCCAATTGCCATATCAGCGCTGCTGCTACTGGTTTCTGCGGTATTGTTTTTAACCCTAAACGTTCACGGTCATTGGGACTTTGCCCTACCCCTTCGCGGCAAAAAGCTGTTATCGCTTATCGTCGTTGGTTACGCGATTGGCGTTTCAACCTTGCTGTTTCAAACGCTGACCCAAAACCCGATTTTGACGCCGTCGCTGTTGGGCTTTGACTCGCTTTATGTCTTGCTACAAAGTTTGATGGTGTTTTTTTTGGGGGCGATCAGCTATGCCGGATTTCCACCGGTTGGCAAATTTTTATTAGAAGTGGGATTGATGTTTGGTGCATCACTGCTGCTATTTTATTTGCTGTTTTCCAAAACCAATCAAGACTTAACGCGGCTGATTTTGGTTGGGGTCATTTTTGGTGTTTTGTTTCGTAGTCTGTCCGCCCTTATCGCTCGCTTGATTAATCCTGATGATTTTGTGGTGGTTCAAGCGGTCAGCTACGCGCAGTTTAATACCGTCAATCCGCAGCTTTTGGGAATTACGACTGTCATTTGTATCTTGACGGCAATTATTATTTGGCGGCTGCGCTTTCAGTGTGATGTTTTGATGCTTGGTAAACCGCAAGCGATCAATTTAGGGATTCATTATCAGCGCTTGGCATTTGGACTGCTTGCCATCATTGCTATTTTGGTGGCAACAGCAACGGCGCTGGTCGGGCCTGTGACCTTTTTTGGATTGCTGGTTTGCGCGCTTACCAATCGCTTGGCGCGGCAGATGTATCACGGCGAGCGGCTGATTTTGGTTAGCCTGATTGCCATGCTGTGCTTGGTGTTAGGTCAGACCGTTTTTGAGCAGCTGCTTGGCATGGCAGGGGTCTTGTCGGTGGTGATTGAGCTTGCCGGCGGCTTGGTCTTTTTGGCGCTGATTTTTATGATGCAGCGCCGCCGCTAA
- a CDS encoding ABC transporter permease, which produces MTLFYRSSTKDILPAVDSKVAPNVSSLSQTKLAYQTPSKLSPWVLNSASFLMMSSLILISLSLGVADFSWSGILQSLLNQSANSDTALLLVSRLPRTIAIILTGIAMAVSGMIIQVVLKNRFVEPSMVGATQSAALGLLVISLWFPASALIVKMGVATIAAVVGMMLFMLIIHRIPPTDFLMIPLIGIVFGGIIDAITTFIAYQTETLQMLSVWQFGDFSGVLAGRYELLWFTGILCVIAYILADKLTIVGLGDNIALNLGISRRQVTWLGVGMVAMMSAVVVVTVGMIPFIGLVVPNIVSRLMGDKLKRSLPAVALLGASAVLLCDIIGRAIRYPFEIPVATVFGVVGTVVFLWLLLRAPSR; this is translated from the coding sequence ATGACTTTATTTTATCGCAGTAGCACCAAAGACATTTTGCCTGCCGTGGATAGCAAGGTTGCGCCTAATGTCTCGTCTTTAAGTCAGACCAAGCTTGCTTATCAAACGCCAAGCAAGCTTTCGCCTTGGGTGCTCAACAGTGCAAGCTTTTTGATGATGAGCTCGCTTATTTTAATCAGCTTATCGCTTGGGGTAGCGGATTTTTCGTGGTCAGGAATTTTGCAAAGCCTCTTAAATCAAAGCGCCAATTCGGATACGGCTCTTTTGTTGGTGAGCCGCTTGCCGCGAACGATCGCGATTATTTTAACGGGCATTGCCATGGCAGTGTCAGGGATGATCATCCAAGTGGTGCTTAAAAATCGCTTTGTTGAGCCGTCGATGGTGGGCGCAACCCAAAGCGCTGCGCTTGGACTGCTGGTCATCAGTTTATGGTTTCCGGCAAGTGCGCTGATTGTCAAAATGGGGGTAGCCACCATCGCTGCGGTGGTTGGGATGATGCTGTTTATGCTTATCATTCACCGCATTCCACCGACTGATTTTTTGATGATTCCGCTTATTGGCATTGTGTTTGGCGGCATTATTGATGCCATCACCACCTTTATTGCTTATCAAACCGAAACGCTGCAAATGCTAAGCGTTTGGCAGTTTGGGGATTTCTCAGGGGTGCTTGCAGGGCGCTATGAGCTGTTATGGTTCACCGGAATCCTTTGCGTGATTGCTTATATATTGGCGGATAAACTCACCATTGTCGGTCTGGGTGATAATATTGCGCTCAATCTTGGTATCAGTCGGCGGCAGGTCACTTGGCTTGGCGTGGGCATGGTGGCGATGATGAGTGCGGTGGTCGTGGTGACGGTGGGAATGATTCCGTTTATCGGTTTGGTCGTTCCGAACATCGTCAGCCGGCTGATGGGCGATAAGCTCAAACGCAGCTTGCCGGCGGTGGCGCTTTTGGGAGCATCGGCGGTGCTGCTTTGTGACATCATCGGTCGCGCCATTCGCTATCCGTTTGAGATTCCGGTAGCTACTGTTTTTGGGGTGGTCGGAACGGTGGTTTTTTTATGGCTGTTATTACGAGCGCCGAGCCGTTAA